One genomic region from Tachysurus fulvidraco isolate hzauxx_2018 chromosome 14, HZAU_PFXX_2.0, whole genome shotgun sequence encodes:
- the LOC113645913 gene encoding beta-1,3-galactosyl-O-glycosyl-glycoprotein beta-1,6-N-acetylglucosaminyltransferase-like, whose translation MAFTIPRMRRSWLLLLSGAWSCIFILTVTRIIQEKTVIKYRSLMFGNDESPEDKCDCNKILQDDHNEHDCAKTLTLKKSFKNITQITDEQYVKQTEDCEKFRKTRKYLPFPLSEEEEAFPLAYSIVVHHKVQNFERLLRSIYSPQNFYCIHVDKKAPHSTRKAISGIVSCFDNVFLVSQPLTVVYASWSRVQADINCMKDLYQVNSHWKYFINLCGQDFPIKTNLEMVHMLKKLGGANSLETETTPHIKVSRWKQSYQVQNGTIMRTNKEKSPPPFGLKVFSGIAYIVVSREFVRYVLEDPKAQVLISWVNDTYSPDEFLWATLQRMPGVPGFIRAHSKFDITDVYSISRVIKWAGHEGGIDALYPPCQGIHIRDVCVYGVGDLKWMLEQHHLFANKFDTDFDPIAIRCLEKYLRHKALNQSVYFRHVPKPLGIIWSHMLR comes from the coding sequence CCCCAGAATGAGAAGATCCTGGCTGCTTCTGCTATCTGGAGCTTGGTCCTGTATTTTCATTCTCACGGTCACTCGGATCATCCAAGAAAAGACAGTGATTAAGTATAGATCGCTGATGTTCGGAAATGATGAATCTCCAGAGGATAAGTGTGACTGCAATAAAATTTTACAGGATGATCATAATGAGCACGACTGCGCTAAGACTCTGACCTTGAAAAAGAGCTTTAAGAACATAACACAGATCACAGATGAACAATATGTCAAGCAGACAGAAGACTGTGAGAAGTTCCGGAAGACTCGTAAATACCTACCGTTCCCATTGAGTGAGGAGGAAGAGGCGTTCCCATTGGCATATTCCATTGTTGTTCACCACAAGGTGCAGAATTTTGAGAGGCTACTCAGGTCCATATACAGCCCTCAGAATTTCTACTGCATACATGTGGACAAAAAAGCCCCTCACTCTACAAGGAAGGCTATCAGCGGCATTGTCTCTTGCTTCGATAATGTTTTCTTAGTCAGTCAGCCTTTGACGGTTGTCTACGCCAGCTGGAGTCGCGTCCAGGCTGATATCAATTGTATGAAGGATCTTTACCAGGTCAACAGCCATTGGAAGTACTTCATCAACCTGTGTGGTCAGGATTTCCCAATCAAAACCAACTTGGAGATGGTGCATATGCTTAAAAAGCTTGGTGGTGCTAACAGCCTGGAGACTGAGACCACACCCCATATTAAGGTATCCAGATGGAAACAAAGCTACCAAGTACAAAATGGCACAATAATGAGaaccaacaaagaaaaaagtccaCCACCCTTTGGTCTTAAGGTTTTCTCAGGTATTGCATACATCGTGGTGAGTCGTGAATTTGTGCGCTATGTGCTTGAAGACCCCAAAGCACAGGTGTTGATATCATGGGTAAACGATACCTACAGCCCTGATGAATTTCTTTGGGCTACATTGCAACGTATGCCTGGTGTCCCAGGGTTCATTCGTGCACACTCTAAATTTGACATCACAGACGTTTATAGCATCTCCCGGGTAATCAAATGGGCAGGGCATGAGGGGGGAATTGATGCATTGTATCCTCCCTGTCAGGGTATTCACATTCGGGACGTTTGTGTATATGGAGTTGGGGACCTGAAGTGGATGCTAGAACAGCACCATTTATTTGCTAATAAGTTTGACACAGATTTTGACCCAATTGCCATTCGATGCTTAGAGAAGTACCTCAGACACAAAGCACTAAATCAATCCGTTTATTTCCGTCACGTTCCAAAACCATTGGGGATAATATGGAGTCATATGCTTCGATGA
- the LOC113657001 gene encoding beta-1,3-galactosyl-O-glycosyl-glycoprotein beta-1,6-N-acetylglucosaminyltransferase-like yields the protein MAFTMRRSWLFLLSGVWTCVFILMVARIIQEKTVISDSDKYRSLMFGNDESPEDKCDCNKILQDDHNELECAKILTLQKSFKNITQITDEQYIKQTEDCETFLKTPKYLPFPLSEEEEAFPLAYSIVVHHKVQNFERLLRSIYSPQNFYCIHVDKKAPHSTRKAISGIVSCFDNVFLVSQPVVVVYASWSRVQADINCMKDLYQVNSHWKYFINLCGQDFPIKTNLEMVHMLKKLGGANSLETATTPYYLASRWSQSHQVQNGTIMRTNKEKSPPPFGLKVFSGIAYIVVSREFVRYVLEDPKAQVVMSWVNDTYSPDEFLWATLQRMPGVPGFIRAHSKFDITDIYSISRVIKWAGHEGGIDALYPPCQGIHIRGVCVYGVGDLKWMLQQHHLFANKFDTDFDPIAIRCLEKYLRHKALNQSVYFRHVPKPLGIIWSDLFR from the coding sequence ATGGCTTTCACAATGAGAAGATCCTGGCTGTTTCTGCTATCTGGAGTTTGGAcctgtgtttttattctcaTGGTCGCTCGGATCATCCAAGAAAAGACAGTGATAAGTGACAGTGACAAGTATAGATCGCTGATGTTCGGAAATGATGAATCTCCAGAGGATAAGTGTGACTGCAATAAAATTTTACAGGATGATCATAATGAGCTCGAATGCGCTAAGATTCTGACCTTGCAAAAGAGCTTTAAGAACATAACACAGATCACAGATGAACAATATATCAAGCAGACAGAGGACTGTGAAACGTTCCTGAAGACTCCTAAATACCTACCGTTCCCATTGAGTGAGGAGGAAGAGGCGTTCCCATTGGCATATTCCATTGTTGTTCACCACAAGGTGCAGAATTTTGAGAGGCTACTCAGGTCCATATACAGCCCTCAGAATTTCTACTGCATCCATGTGGACAAAAAAGCCCCTCACTCTACAAGGAAGGCTATCAGCGGCATTGTCTCTTGCTTCGATAATGTTTTCTTAGTCAGCCAGCCTGTAGTGGTGGTCTACGCCAGCTGGAGTCGCGTCCAGGCTGATATCAATTGTATGAAGGATCTTTACCAGGTCAACAGCCATTGGAAGTACTTCATCAACCTGTGTGGTCAGGATTTCCCAATCAAAACCAACTTGGAGATGGTGCATATGCTTAAAAAGCTTGGTGGTGCTAACAGCCTGGAGACTGCGACAACACCCTATTATTTGGCATCCAGATGGAGCCAAAGCCACCAAGTACAAAATGGCACAATAATGAGaaccaacaaagaaaaaagtccaCCACCCTTTGGTCTTAAGGTTTTCTCAGGTATTGCATACATCGTGGTGAGTCGTGAATTTGTGCGCTATGTGCTTGAAGACCCCAAAGCACAGGTGGTGATGTCATGGGTAAACGATACCTACAGCCCTGATGAATTTCTTTGGGCTACATTGCAACGTATGCCTGGTGTCCCAGGGTTCATTCGTGCACACTCTAAATTTGACATCACAGACATTTATAGCATCTCCCGGGTAATCAAATGGGCAGGGCATGAGGGGGGAATTGATGCATTGTATCCACCCTGTCAGGGTATTCACATTCGGGGAGTTTGTGTATATGGAGTTGGGGACCTGAAGTGGATGTTACAACAGCACCATTTATTTGCTAATAAGTTTGACACAGATTTTGACCCAATTGCCATTCGATGCTTAGAGAAGTACCTCAGACACAAAGCACTAAATCAATCCGTTTATTTCCGTCACGTTCCAAAACCATTGGGGATAATATGGAGTGATTTGTTCAGATGA
- the npc1l1 gene encoding NPC1-like intracellular cholesterol transporter 1, whose protein sequence is MGVLKKTLDNNFVFLILAAYLVLCEAQPQPGFCVMYDECGKNPNVGSSLIPARIPCKSYQKARLVTGQNYQLLKKNCPMLDRGVGETFACCTSTQLNALEDSLSLSKAVLLRCPSCAYNFAHIHCITTCSPDQSQIVNITKTVNYTNAGVTKDAVVAYQAYISAGFADASFRSCQNVRIPATGGFAIATMCGRYGHKLCTPQRWLDFQGDTSNGLAPLDIDFRLISPGETSQVPAGMVPYAGLAIGCNETSPTGEEECSCQDCLDSCPPIPPPPPILENSFMVGDMNGVLFYCIIAFIVLCLLIFGFIMAKFFYQTRKSKKSKGGMDKNANEVGKNQTVNPKDVTCSDRASLAVQNFLGSGFQTWGTIMARYPMTVIIVCLVAVVAFSSGLINLELTTDPVQLWSAPNSRARREKDFNDQHFDPFFRTNQLILTAPGRPGYEYDSLLFGKTNFSGLISKDLILQLLELQERIQAIEFWSDVLNKTASLKDVCYAPLNPENPAVTDCAINSLPQYFQNSLVNLNAKANMTQLGVTKEVDWRDHLIYCVNSPLSFKDITALGMSCMSDYGGPVFPFLAVGGYENEDYTNSEAFILTFSLNNYPREHPKFKVVQEWELRFLEIVQEYQKDPSTNFTFAYMAERSLEDEINRTTIEDIPIFMISYAVIFLYIAVALGEYSSFKRILVDSKFLVGLGGILVVGCSVLASMGFYAWVGIPSSLVILQVVPFLVLAVGADNIFIFVLEYQRDIRHPGEKREEQIGRVLGNVAPSMLLCSMSESVCFFLGALSTMPAVRSFALYAALAVLMDFVLQMTAFVALLSLDARRQDANRCEIACCVTVKKPRSSKPNEGFLLPIMRKYYAPVLLHPVCRIVVIVLFLFMFCASIYLMFNVKVGLDQELAMPTDSYMLTYFAYLYKYFEVGVPVYFVTTRGYNFSNVDGMNGVCSSVGCDQFSLTQKIQYATAYPERSYLAIPASSWVDDFIDWLNPQSRCCRLYSFGANAGNFCPASESSLVCLKKCMGNPPNGVLRPDVEEFNKYLPSFLNNRPDLLCPKGGLGAYDTSVVRDNVTGEILASRFMAYHIPLTNSQEFTAALLKARELAHNITMTMRNLTDTAPDFEVFPYSITYVYYEQYTSIVYEGLVNLALCLLPTFVVCCILLGMDLCSGLLNLLTIVMITVDTVGVMTLWSIDYNAVSLINLVTAVGISVEFVSHITRSFALSTLPTKVERAKDATARMGSAVFAGVAMTNLPGIIVLAFAKAQLIQIFFFRLNLVITLLGMAHGLIFLPVLLSFFGPSVNKALLLELQNKKAIELVQCDKAVYDNGGFERTENHVSSEPDYATTQPDTAPPAPETQEQEMTPEPSTSYKF, encoded by the exons ATGGGGGTCCTGAAAAAGACGCTGGACAACAACTTCGTCTTTCTAATACTGGCGGCGTATCTG GTCCTTTGTGAAGCTCAGCCTCAACCAGGTTTCTGTGTGATGTATGATGAATGTGGTAAAAACCCAAATGTAGGAAGCTCTCTGATCCCTGCAAGAATACCCTGCAAAAGCTATCAGAAAGCCAGACTAGTGACAGGCCAAAACTACCAGCTGCTGAAGAAGAATTGTCCAATGTTGGACCGAGGTGTTGGTGAAACATTTGCCTGTTGCACAAGTACTCAGCTGAACGCCCTGGAAGACAGCCTGTCACTATCCAAAGCTGTGCTACTCCGATGCCCGTCGTGCGCTTACAATTTTGCCCACATACACTGCATCACCACGTGCAGCCCTGACCAGAGCCAAATAGTCAACATCACCAAAACTGTGAACTATACGAACGCTGGAGTGACGAAAGATGCTGTGGTTGCGTACCAGGCTTACATTTCCGCCGGCTTCGCCGATGCGTCCTTCAGGTCCTGCCAGAACGTGCGAATTCCAGCAACAGGTGGATTTGCCATCGCTACCATGTGTGGCCGATACGGTCATAAGCTGTGCACGCCTCAACGTTGGTTAGATTTCCAGGGTGACACAAGCAATGGTCTGGCTCCACTTGATATTGATTTTAGACTCATATCACCTGGCGAGACTTCACAGGTACCAGCAGGAATGGTTCCATATGCAGGCTTGGCTATAGGATGTAATGAAACATCGCCCACTGGTGAAGAAGAGTGCTCTTGCCAGGACTGTCTGGATTCTTGCCCTCCAattcctccacctccacctatACTGGAGAATTCCTTCATGGTTGGGGACATGAACGGTGTCCTTTTCTACTGCATCATTGCCTTTATAGTTTTGTGCCTCCTCATCTTTGGCTTCATTATGGCTAAGTTTTTCTACCAGACCAGGAAAAGTAAGAAGTCAAAAGGGGGCATGgacaaaaatgcaaatgaagtAGGAAAAAACCAAACAGTGAATCCTAAAGATGTGACATGCTCTGATCGAGCAAGTCTGGCTGTTCAAAATTTCCTGGGTTCAGGCTTTCAGACATGGGGAACAATCATGGCTAGGTATCCGATGACCGTGATCATTGTGTGTCTGGTAGCAGTTGTGGCATTTTCAAGCGGGCTAATAAACCTAGAGCTGACCACCGACCCTGTTCAGCTTTGGTCGGCTCCCAACAGCCGTGCTAGACGTGAAAAGGACTTCAATGACCAGCATTTTGACCCCTTCTTTCGTACCAACCAGCTGATTCTGACAGCTCCAGGGAGACCAGGCTATGAATATGACTCCTTGCTGTTTGGCAAAACAAACTTCAGCGGCCTAATCTCTAAAG ACCTAATTTTGCAACTATTGGAGCTTCAAGAGAGAATCCAGGCAATCGAGTTCTGGTCTGATGTTCTTAACAAAACTGCCAGCCTTAAGGATGTGTGCTATGCACCCCTCAATCCAGAGAACCCTGCTGTTACCGACTGTGCTATCAACAGTCTTCCTCAGTACTTCCAAAACAGCCTAGTTAATCTGAATGCAAAGGCTAACATGACACAGCTCGGCGTGACTAAAGAAGTTGACTGGAGAGATCATTTAATCTACTGCGTCAA CTCTCCGCTGTCTTTTAAAGACATCACTGCGCTTGGTATGAGCTGCATGTCTGACTATGGAGGACCTGTGTTTCCTTTCTTGGCTGTAGGAGGATATGAaa ATGAAGACTACACAAATTCTGAAGCCTTCATCCTCACGTTTTCTCTGAATAACTATCCACGTGAACACCCAAAGTTCAAAGTGGTGCAAGAATGGGAATTAAGATTCTTGGAAATAGTACAAGAGTACCAGAAAGATCCCAGCACAAACTTTACATTCGCTTACATGGCTGAG AGATCTTTAGAAGATGAAATTAACAGAACTACAATCGAGGACATCCCCATTTTTATGATCAGCTATGCGGTCATTTTTCTGTACATTGCTGTGGCTTTAGGGGAATACTCATCCTTCAAACGCATTCTG GTGGACTCAAAGTTCCTTGTTGGCCTAGGGGGTATACTGGTAGTTGGCTGCTCAGTCCTGGCCTCTATGGGTTTCTATGCTTGGGTAGGAATCCCGTCTTCGCTCGTCATTCTGCAGGTGGTCCCATTTTTAGTTCTGGCTGTAGGAGCTGACAACATCTTCATCTTTGTTCTGGAGTATCAG AGAGACATACGCCACCCAGGAGAGAAGCGGGAGGAGCAGATTGGTCGAGTCCTTGGAAATGTCGCTCCCAGCATGCTCCTTTGCAGCATGTCAGAATCTGTATGCTTCTTTCTGG GTGCTTTGAGTACGATGCCTGCTGTGAGGTCTTTTGCACTCTACGCCGCTTTAGCCGTTCTCATGGACTTCGTGCTGCAGATGACTGCGTTCGTGGCACTGCTGTCTCTCGACGCTCGCCGACAAGATGCAAATCGCTGTGAAATAGCTTGCTGTGTCACTGTAAAGAAGCCACGTTCTTCCAAACCCAATGAGGGATTTCTTCTCCCTATAATGCGGAAATATTACGCCCCAGTACTGCTCCACCCCGTCTGCAGGATCGTAGTG ATTGTGCTGTTTCTCTTCATGTTCTGTGCCTCCATTTACCTTATGTTTAATGTGAAAGTGGGATTGGATCAGGAGCTGGCCATGCCAACA GACTCATACATGTTGACATACTTTGCCTACCTGTACAAGTATTTTGAGGTTGGGGTTCCCGTATATTTTGTCACGACAAGAGGCTACAACTTCTCAAATGTTGACGGTATGAACGGAGTGTGTTCCAGTGTTGGCTGTGATCAGTTTTCCCTTACCCAGAAGATCCAGTACGCCACAGCGTATCCTGAGAG ATCCTACTTGGCTATCCCAGCATCCTCCTGGGTAGATGATTTCATAGACTGGTTGAATCCTCAGTCGCGATGCTGTCGGCTTTACAGCTTTGGAGCCAACGCAGGGAATTTCTGTCCAGCTTCTGAGT CTTCCTTAGTGTGTTTGAAAAAGTGTATGGGCAATCCGCCCAACGGCGTACTGCGTCCAGACGTCGAAGAGTTCAATAAATATCTCCCAAGCTTCCTCAACAACCGGCCAGACTTACTGTGTCCCAAAGG tGGTTTGGGAGCTTATGACACATCCGTGGTCCGGGACAATGTGACAGGAGAAATATTAG CATCTCGGTTCATGGCGTATCACATTCCTCTCACTAACTCACAGGAGTTTACAGCAGCTCTGCTCAAAGCGAGAGAACTCGCCCACAACATCACTATGACAATGAGAAATCTGACAGACACGGCGCCTGACTTCGAGGTCTTCCCCTATTC CATAACGTACGTGTACTACGAACAGTACACTAGCATCGTATATGAAGGCCTGGTGAACCTCGCGCTCTGTTTGTTACCTACCTTCGTGGTGTGCTGCATCCTGCTCGGCATGGACTTGTGCTCAGGCCTCCTCAACCTCCTCACCATAGTGATGATCACCGTGGATACAGTGGGTGTCATGACGCTGTGGAGCATCGACTACAATGCCGTCTCGCTAATCAACCTCGTCACG GCTGTGGGGATTTCAGTGGAGTTTGTATCTCATATAACACGGTCCTTTGCTCTGAGCACTTTACCCACTAAAGTAGAGAGAGCCAAAGATGCTACAGCTAGGATGGGCAGCGCG GTGTTCGCGGGCGTCGCTATGACCAACCTGCCTGGAATCATTGTGCTGGCGTTTGCTAAAGCTCAGCTCATTCAGATCTTCTTCTTCCGGCTGAATCTAGTCATCACGCTATTGGGGATGGCACATGGCCTCATCTTCCTGCCTGTACTGCTCAGCTTCTTTG GTCCGTCTGTAAACAAGGCCTTGCTGCTGGAGCTGCAGAACAAAAAAGCCATAGAGTTAGTGCAGTGCGACAAAGCAGTTTACGACAACGGCGGCTTTGAAAGGACCGAGAATCACGTCAGTTCTGAGCCCGACTATGCCACGACGCAGCCTGACACCGCTCCGCCAGCACCGGAAACGCAGGAGCAGGAAATGACACCAGAACCGAGCACAAGCTACAAGTTTTAA